In Raphanus sativus cultivar WK10039 chromosome 5, ASM80110v3, whole genome shotgun sequence, the following proteins share a genomic window:
- the LOC108863215 gene encoding uncharacterized protein LOC108863215, which produces MNINRDEALRAKDLAEGLMKKTDFTGARKLALKASKMDPSLENITHMTMVCDVHCAATEKVFGNELDWYGILQVEMSADDISIKKQYRRLALLLHPDKNKLPGAESAFKLIGEAQRILLDKDKRTVYDIKRRAWRKPAPAPSYRTQQVPRNRAQQASVNLRNVYNELRAENRHPQQKAATQARPPPAAFSHRPTFWTSCPFCRMRYEYKRESIMKETTCLACKKQFTALEIPFQNVVPPAANSYQTSSTFTQQNKVPAQNAFNEPHKRQPDGPPPTGPSGKATATGKKKRKRKNMDESSESSDSESDSEAEDNAYGNTMAAAQGLGSNGGQQPRRSVRSKRQVSYKENVKDDDVDLVNEDGEGSGKNIDTEKEEELEDKKQTHETLPNGINPNEKIKEDQVKVESEDSVSDPEDDLCSGSEAKPNVINCDDPEFSDFDKLRAKDCFKAGQIWALYDDGEGMPRFYGLITQAKTTPVFLVTYKWLESEEDEEARNLPVSVGEYRLGGEEKTDNTDVFSHFVQMKVGRARRFKVFPKKGETWALFKNWNKDLPSDSDSSHEYEFVEILSDHVEGSAISVGFLSKVEGFKFVFCPMPKDGSDTCEIPPHEFCRFSHGIPSNRLNGTEGRGVLEGWYELDPAALQVPGSQNIPGEEAAPPS; this is translated from the coding sequence ATGAATATCAACAGAGACGAGGCTCTTAGAGCCAAAGATTTAGCGGAGGGACTGATGAAAAAGACTGATTTCACCGGGGCTCGTAAGCTTGCCTTGAAGGCTAGCAAAATGGATCCCAGCTTGGAGAACATAACGCATATGACGATGGTGTGTGATGTCCACTGCGCTGCGACGGAGAAGGTTTTCGGGAACGAGCTGGATTGGTACGGTATACTTCAGGTTGAGATGAGTGCTGATGATATATCCATCAAGAAACAGTACAGGAGGCTGGCGCTTCTTCTCCACCCTGATAAAAACAAGCTCCCCGGTGCCGAGTCTGCTTTCAAACTGATCGGTGAGGCTCAGAGGATACTTTTGGATAAAGACAAGAGGACGGTTTATGATATTAAACGAAGAGCTTGGAGAAAGCCTGCACCTGCACCTTCCTATAGAACCCAGCAGGTGCCGAGGAACCGTGCGCAGCAGGCAAGCGTTAATTTGAGGAATGTCTACAACGAGTTGAGAGCCGAGAATAGGCATCCTCAGCAGAAAGCAGCTACTCAAGCCCGACCACCACCAGCAGCTTTCAGTCACCGTCCTACCTTTTGGACTTCTTGTCCCTTCTGCCGGATGAGGTATGAGTATAAAAGGGAATCTATCATGAAAGAGACTACTTGTCTGGCTTGCAAAAAACAGTTCACTGCGTTGGAAATACCTTTCCAGAATGTAGTACCACCGGCAGCAAACTCGTACCAGACTAGTTCTACTTTCACACAACAGAACAAGGTTCCAGCCCAAAATGCTTTCAACGAACCGCACAAGCGTCAACCAGATGGTCCTCCTCCCACTGGTCCCTCTGGAAAGGCAACGGCTACtggaaagaagaagaggaagagaaagaataTGGATGAATCTAGTGAAAGCTCTGACAGTGAAAGTGATAGCGAAGcagaagataatgcatatggtAATACTATGGCGGCAGCACAAGGTTTGGGGTCCAACGGAGGACAGCAGCCTCGGAGGTCAGTTAGGAGCAAGCGGCAGGTTTCTTATAAGGAGAATGTGAAGGACGATGATGTAGACTTAGTCAATGAAGATGGAGAAGGGTCCGGTAAAAATATAGATACTGAAAAGGAAGAAGAGCTAGAAGACAAAAAGCAGACACATGAAACATTGCCGAATGGCATAAACCCAAATGAAAAGATTAAAGAAGACCAGGTCAAGGTGGAAAGTGAAGATAGTGTCAGTGATCCAGAGGATGATTTATGTTCAGGGAGTGAAGCAAAACCAAATGTTATCAACTGTGATGATCCTGAGTTCAGTGATTTTGATAAGCTGAGGGCAAAAGACTGCTTTAAAGCTGGCCAGATTTGGGCTTTATATGATGATGGAGAGGGGATGCCTAGATTTTATGGTCTCATAACACAAGCTAAAACAACTCCAGTTTTCTTGGTAACGTACAAGTGGTTAGAatcagaagaagatgaagaagcacGAAACTTGCCTGTCTCTGTTGGTGAGTACAGACTTGGGGGAGAGGAGAAGACAGATAACACTGACGTGTTCTCTCATTTTGTCCAGATGAAAGTAGGAAGGGCCCGGCGCTTTAAGGTCTTCCCAAAGAAAGGAGAAACGTGGGCCCTATTCAAGAACTGGAACAAGGACTTGCCCTCAGACTCAGATTCTTCTCATGAGTATGAGTTTGTTGAGATCCTGTCTGATCATGTAGAGGGAAGTGCAATATCAGTAGGGTTCCTGTCTAAAGTGGAAGGCTTTAAATTTGTTTTCTGTCCAATGCCAAAGGATGGATCAGACACTTGTGAGATTCCACCTCATGAGTTCTGTAGATTCTCACATGGGATTCCGTCAAACAGATTGAATGGAACAGAAGGCAGAGGCGTGTTAGAAGGTTGGTATGAGCTGGATCCAGCTGCTTTACAAGTCCCTGGTTCACAAAACATACCAGGAGAAGAAGCAGCTCCACCTTCATGA
- the LOC108862497 gene encoding bifunctional 3-dehydroquinate dehydratase/shikimate dehydrogenase, chloroplastic isoform X1, with translation MASSSTNARLTNPPPHLLSTPRPSPTSVANLRLPAADFPLLFKSNLFSSAELSSLRIRSVPVPVVFSDRRLLRSMKSSNVYVASDSMETEIGSQKLAKNPSLICAPVMADSVDKMVVETCKAQDLGADLVEIRLDSLKEFNPLEDLKIIIQKSPLPTLFTYRPKWEGGQYEGDEKERLDVLRLAMELGAEYIDVELQVASEFIKSIKGKKPANFRVIVSSHNYESTPSVEDLNDLALRIQQSGADIVKIATTAVDIIDVARMFHLTSNAQVPTIGLVMGERGLMSRILCSKFGGYLTFGTIESGKVSAPGQPTIKELLDLYNFRRIGPDTKVYGIIGKPVSHSKSPIIHNQAFKSVDFDGVYVHLLVDDLASFLKTYSSSDFAGFSCTIPHKEAALKCCDEVDPLAKSIGAVNTILRRQSDGKLLGYNTDCIGSISAIEDGLRRSSDPSSVPSSSSSPLAGKTVVVIGAGGAGKALAYGAKEKGAKVVIANRTYERALELAEAIGGRALALKDLDNFHPEDGMVLANTTSMGMQPNVNETPISKDALKHYALVFDAVYTPRITRLLREAEECGAITVSGSEMFVRQAYEQFEIFTGLPAPKELYWQIMSKY, from the exons ATGGCGTCTTCTTCCACTAATGCTCGCCTCACCAACCCTCCTCCTCATCTACTCTCCACTCCACGACCGTCACCAACATCCGTCGCCAACCTCCGTCTTCCCGCCGCCGATTTTCCTCTCCTCTTTAAATCGAACCTCTTCTCCTCCGCCGAACTATCTTCCTTGCGTATCAGAAGCGTGCCGGTTCCGGTAGTATTCTCCGATCGACGGCTACTACGATCCATGAAGTCAAGCAATGTCTAT GTGGCTTCAGATTCTATGGAAACGGAGATTGGAAGTCAAAAACTTGCGAAAAATCCGAGCTTGATCTGTGCTCCGGTGATGGCGGATTCAGTAGACAAGATGGTGGTTGAAACTTGCAAAGCTCAGGACTTGGGTGCAGATTTGGTGGAGATTCGATTAGATAGTTTGAAAGAGTTCAACCCTCTTGAGGATCTGAAAATTATAATACAGAAGTCTCCTCTTCCAACTCTATTCACCTACAG GCCAAAATGGGAAGGTGGTCAATACGAAGGTGATGAAAAAGAGCGGCTAGATGTGCTCCGTTTAGCCATGGAACTTGGAGCTGAGTACATTGATGTTGAACTTCAG GTTGCAAGCGAGTTCATCAAGTCGATTAAAGGAAAGAAGCCTGCAAATTTCAGAGTAATTGTTTCTTCACATAACTATGAGAGCACCCCTTCCGTTGAGGATCTCAATGACCTCGCTCTAAGAATACAACAATCTGGAGCTGACATTGTGAAAATCGCTACTACGGCTGTGGACATCATAGATGTTGCTCGCATGTTCCATTTAACCTCAAATGCTCAA GTTCCAACAATAGGACTTGTGATGGGGGAAAGAGGTCTAATGTCACGGATTCTCTGCTCCAAATTTGGTGGATATTTAACCTTTGGCACCATAGAATCCGGAAAAGTTTCTGCGCCTGGTCAACCGACGATCAAGGAACTGTTGGATCTTTACAATTTCAGAAGAATCGGTCCTGACACTAAGGTGTATGGAATCATTGGGAAGCCTGTCAGTCACAGCAAATCACCTATTATTCACAACCAAGCTTTCAAATCAGTTGATTTTGATGGAGTGTATGTTCACCTCTTAGTTGATGATCTTGCAAGCTTCCTCAAAACATACTCATCCTCTGATTTCGCTGGATTCAG CTGTACAATCCCTCACAAAGAAGCTGCGTTGAAATGTTGTGATGAGGTTGATCCATTGGCAAAG TCTATAGGAGCTGTGAACACTATACTAAGAAGACAAAGCGACGGAAAGTTGCTGGGTTACAACACCGATTGTATTGGTTCCATTTCTGCTATTGAGGATGGGCTTAGAA gGTCAAGTGATCCAAGCAGtgtaccttcttcttcttcttcgccgtTGGCTGGTAAAACAGTGGTGGTTATTGGTGCTGGTGGAGCAGGTAAAGCACTTGCTTATGGTGCAAAAGAGAAGGGAGCCAAAGTTGTGATTGCTAATCGAACTTACG AACGAGCACTAGAACTCGCAGAAGCAATTGGAGGCAGAGCGTTAGCTCTCAAGGATTTAGACAACTTCCACCCAGAAGATGGCATGGTATTGGCCAACACAACGTCTATGGGGATGCAACCAAACGTTAATGAGACTCCCATTTCCAAG GATGCATTGAAGCACTACGCACTAGTGTTTGATGCGGTTTATACTCCAAGAATCACACGACTGTTGAGGGAAGCAGAAGAATGCGGAGCCATAACAGTGTCGGGGTCAGAGATGTTTGTGAGGCAGGCTTACGAGCAGTTTGAGATTTTCACCGGTTTGCCTG CTCCAAAGGAACTCTACTGGCAAATCATGTCAAAGTACTGA
- the LOC108858974 gene encoding uncharacterized protein LOC108858974 has translation MAFAYSTLTYWLVNHPYITNFKWTEGETFGSTVFFVAVVVSLYLSATFLLRHAIVSLPSLGPKILKPITAVHSLVLCLLSLLMAIGCTLSVASDPTVRSFHAVCFPIGVKPKGPLFFWGQVFYLSKILEFVDTLLILLNKSFQRLSFLHVYHHATVVILCFIWLRTRQSMFPVALVTNSTVHVFMYGYYFLCAVGWRPKWKRLVTDFQIVQFFFGFGLSSWMLPEHFFGAGCSGMWGLYFTGAFNVSLLVLFFNFRSKNYANKTKLS, from the coding sequence ATGGCATTTGCTTACTCCACCCTAACCTACTGGCTCGTGAACCACCCCTACATCACCAATTTCAAGTGGACCGAAGGTGAAACCTTTGGCTCCACCGTATTCTTTGTAGCCGTTGTAGTCTCTCTTTACCTCTCTGCAACATTCCTTCTCCGACATGCCATAGTTTCACTCCCCTCACTCGGTCCCAAAATTCTCAAACCAATCACAGCCGTTCATAGCCTCGTTCTCTGCCTTCTCTCCCTTCTCATGGCCATCGGTTGCACTCTCTCCGTAGCCTCAGACCCAACGGTGCGTTCGTTCCACGCCGTCTGTTTTCCTATCGGCGTGAAACCTAAAGGACCGCTCTTCTTCTGGGGTCAAGTCTTCTACCTCTCGAAGATCCTCGAGTTCGTAGACACACTCCTCATCTTACTCAACAAATCATTCCAACGGCTCTCGTTCCTCCACGTGTACCACCATGCGACGGTTGTGATCTTGTGCTTCATCTGGCTCCGAACCCGCCAGTCGATGTTTCCGGTTGCGCTCGTGACGAACTCGACTGTCCACGTCTTCATGTACGGTTACTACTTCCTCTGCGCCGTCGGATGGAGACCCAAGTGGAAGAGGCTGGTGACGGATTTTCAGATTGTGCAGTTCTTTTTCGGCTTTGGCTTGTCTAGTTGGATGTTGCCGGAGCATTTCTTCGGGGCGGGTTGCTCTGGGATGTGGGGACTATATTTCACCGGCGCGTTTAATGTCTCTCTGTTGGTTCTCTTCTTCAACTTCCGCTCCAAGAACTACGCGAACAAGACTAAACTGTCTTGA
- the LOC108862497 gene encoding bifunctional 3-dehydroquinate dehydratase/shikimate dehydrogenase, chloroplastic isoform X2 → MASSSTNARLTNPPPHLLSTPRPSPTSVANLRLPAADFPLLFKSNLFSSAELSSLRIRSVPVPVVFSDRRLLRSMKSSNVYVASDSMETEIGSQKLAKNPSLICAPVMADSVDKMVVETCKAQDLGADLVEIRLDSLKEFNPLEDLKIIIQKSPLPTLFTYRPKWEGGQYEGDEKERLDVLRLAMELGAEYIDVELQVASEFIKSIKGKKPANFRVIVSSHNYESTPSVEDLNDLALRIQQSGADIVKIATTAVDIIDVARMFHLTSNAQVPTIGLVMGERGLMSRILCSKFGGYLTFGTIESGKVSAPGQPTIKELLDLYNFRRIGPDTKVYGIIGKPVSHSKSPIIHNQAFKSVDFDGVYVHLLVDDLASFLKTYSSSDFAGFSCTIPHKEAALKCCDEVDPLAKSIGAVNTILRRQSDGKLLGYNTDCIGSISAIEDGLRSDPSSVPSSSSSPLAGKTVVVIGAGGAGKALAYGAKEKGAKVVIANRTYERALELAEAIGGRALALKDLDNFHPEDGMVLANTTSMGMQPNVNETPISKDALKHYALVFDAVYTPRITRLLREAEECGAITVSGSEMFVRQAYEQFEIFTGLPAPKELYWQIMSKY, encoded by the exons ATGGCGTCTTCTTCCACTAATGCTCGCCTCACCAACCCTCCTCCTCATCTACTCTCCACTCCACGACCGTCACCAACATCCGTCGCCAACCTCCGTCTTCCCGCCGCCGATTTTCCTCTCCTCTTTAAATCGAACCTCTTCTCCTCCGCCGAACTATCTTCCTTGCGTATCAGAAGCGTGCCGGTTCCGGTAGTATTCTCCGATCGACGGCTACTACGATCCATGAAGTCAAGCAATGTCTAT GTGGCTTCAGATTCTATGGAAACGGAGATTGGAAGTCAAAAACTTGCGAAAAATCCGAGCTTGATCTGTGCTCCGGTGATGGCGGATTCAGTAGACAAGATGGTGGTTGAAACTTGCAAAGCTCAGGACTTGGGTGCAGATTTGGTGGAGATTCGATTAGATAGTTTGAAAGAGTTCAACCCTCTTGAGGATCTGAAAATTATAATACAGAAGTCTCCTCTTCCAACTCTATTCACCTACAG GCCAAAATGGGAAGGTGGTCAATACGAAGGTGATGAAAAAGAGCGGCTAGATGTGCTCCGTTTAGCCATGGAACTTGGAGCTGAGTACATTGATGTTGAACTTCAG GTTGCAAGCGAGTTCATCAAGTCGATTAAAGGAAAGAAGCCTGCAAATTTCAGAGTAATTGTTTCTTCACATAACTATGAGAGCACCCCTTCCGTTGAGGATCTCAATGACCTCGCTCTAAGAATACAACAATCTGGAGCTGACATTGTGAAAATCGCTACTACGGCTGTGGACATCATAGATGTTGCTCGCATGTTCCATTTAACCTCAAATGCTCAA GTTCCAACAATAGGACTTGTGATGGGGGAAAGAGGTCTAATGTCACGGATTCTCTGCTCCAAATTTGGTGGATATTTAACCTTTGGCACCATAGAATCCGGAAAAGTTTCTGCGCCTGGTCAACCGACGATCAAGGAACTGTTGGATCTTTACAATTTCAGAAGAATCGGTCCTGACACTAAGGTGTATGGAATCATTGGGAAGCCTGTCAGTCACAGCAAATCACCTATTATTCACAACCAAGCTTTCAAATCAGTTGATTTTGATGGAGTGTATGTTCACCTCTTAGTTGATGATCTTGCAAGCTTCCTCAAAACATACTCATCCTCTGATTTCGCTGGATTCAG CTGTACAATCCCTCACAAAGAAGCTGCGTTGAAATGTTGTGATGAGGTTGATCCATTGGCAAAG TCTATAGGAGCTGTGAACACTATACTAAGAAGACAAAGCGACGGAAAGTTGCTGGGTTACAACACCGATTGTATTGGTTCCATTTCTGCTATTGAGGATGGGCTTAG AAGTGATCCAAGCAGtgtaccttcttcttcttcttcgccgtTGGCTGGTAAAACAGTGGTGGTTATTGGTGCTGGTGGAGCAGGTAAAGCACTTGCTTATGGTGCAAAAGAGAAGGGAGCCAAAGTTGTGATTGCTAATCGAACTTACG AACGAGCACTAGAACTCGCAGAAGCAATTGGAGGCAGAGCGTTAGCTCTCAAGGATTTAGACAACTTCCACCCAGAAGATGGCATGGTATTGGCCAACACAACGTCTATGGGGATGCAACCAAACGTTAATGAGACTCCCATTTCCAAG GATGCATTGAAGCACTACGCACTAGTGTTTGATGCGGTTTATACTCCAAGAATCACACGACTGTTGAGGGAAGCAGAAGAATGCGGAGCCATAACAGTGTCGGGGTCAGAGATGTTTGTGAGGCAGGCTTACGAGCAGTTTGAGATTTTCACCGGTTTGCCTG CTCCAAAGGAACTCTACTGGCAAATCATGTCAAAGTACTGA
- the LOC108862498 gene encoding zinc finger CCCH domain-containing protein 34, protein MERYGRAGEEGPRSDPSIEWASRGVEGSVWRLGLSGGGAGGGGGGGGEGYPERSNEPDCIYYLRTGVCGYGSRCRFNHPRDRGAVVGGVRGGDGALPERMGQPVCQHFMRTGTCKYGASCKYHHPRQGGVGSLAPVSLSYLGYPLRAGEKECSYYMRTGQCKFGLTCRFNHPVPQPQQQQQQQQTQTIYPTIQSQPMPSSQQYGLVLTRPPSLLSGSYLPSPYGPPPMVLPPGMVTYPNWNPYQASLTAMPSPGTGTQPSIGSSSVYGGVAPLSPSGTAYTTGTYQSGGPSLTTTSKEQSFPQRPDQPECQYFMRTGDCKFGASCRYHHPPLDAVQTNTGVLLSSIGLPLRPGVAQCTHFAQHGICKFGPACKFDHSMASSLSYSPSASSLTDMPVAPYPVGSSSLSGASAPVSSSVETTTAEAVTAVVSSVNSQELAETGGDSAGVSGSIEAKTSSI, encoded by the exons ATGGAGCGGTACGGTCGCGCCGGTGAAGAAGGGCCGCGATCGGATCCGTCGATTGAATGGGCCTCTCGTGGAGTCGAAG GTTCGGTGTGGCGGTTAGGGTTAAGCGGCGGAGGagctggaggaggaggaggaggaggaggagaagggtACCCGGAGCGATCAAATGAGCCTGATTGTATTTATTACTTGCGTACCGGCGTTTGCGGGTACGGTTCAAGATGTCGGTTTAATCACCCGCGAGATCGTGGAGCG GTTGTTGGAGGTGTGAGAGGAGGAGATGGAGCTTTACCGGAGAGAATGGGACAACCGGTTTGTCAG CATTTCATGAGAACGGGAACGTGTAAGTACGGTGCGTCTTGCAAGTATCACCATCCCAGACAAGGAGGAGTTGGTTCCCTTGCGCCTGTCTCGTTAAGTTACTTGGGATATCCATTACGTGCG GGAGAGAAAGAGTGTTCTTATTACATGAGAACCGGCCAGTGTAAATTTGGTTTAACCTGTAGATTCAACCATCCAGTGCCTCAGccacagcagcagcagcagcagcaacagacGCAAACTATTTATCCAACAATTCAATCTCAACCAATGCCTTCGTCTCAGCAATATGGTTTAGTTTTGACAAGGCCTCCTTCTCTTTTATCTGGTTCTTATCTTCCAAGCCCATACGGCCCACCACCAATGGTTCTGCCTCCAGGAATGGTTACATACCCTAACTGGAATCCTTACCAG GCTTCTTTGACTGCAATGCCTTCTCCTGGAACTGGAACACAACCTTCTATTGGATCAAGCTCTGTTTATGGAGGAGTAGCGCCGTTATCTCCTTCAGGTACTGCTTATACAACAGGAACATACCAATCTGGTGGACCTTCCTTGACTACTACTTCAAAAGAACAATCTTTCCCTCAGCGACCTGATCAGCCAGAGTGTCAGTACTTCATGAGAACCGGAGACTGTAAGTTCGGTGCTTCGTGTAGATACCATCATCCTCCTCTGGATGCAGTTCAGACTAATACTGGTGTTCTCCTCAGCTCCATTGGCCTTCCACTTCGTCCG GGCGTAGCGCAATGCACTCACTTTGCGCAACACGGTATCTGCAAGTTTGGACCAGCGTGTAAGTTCGATCACTCTATGGCTTCTTCACTAAGCTACAGCCCGTCTGCTTCGTCGCTAACGGATATGCCTGTGGCTCCATACCCAGTTGGTTCATCCTCGCTCAGCGGGGCTTCAGCTCCAGTAAGCTCAAGCGTTGAAACCACCACCGCAGAGGCTGTGACTGCTGTAGTTTCTAGCGTGAACAGTCAAGAGCTAGCTGAGACGGGTGGTGACTCAGCTGGTGTTAGTGGCAGTATAGAAGCAAAGACTTCTtcaatttaa
- the LOC108859568 gene encoding autophagy-related protein 8h: MGIVVKSFKDQFSADERLKESSNIISKYPDRVPVIIEKYSNADLPDMEKSKFLVPRDMTVGHFIHMLSTRLELDPSKALFVFVQNTLPQTAARMDSLYNTFKEEDGFLYMTYSTEKTFG, translated from the exons ATGGGGATCGTCGTCAAGTCATTCAAAGATCAATTCTCCGCTG ATGAGAGATTGAAAGAGTCGAGCAACATCATTTCCAAATATCCAGATAGAGTTCCG GTAATTATTGAGAAATATTCAAATGCAGACCTCCCTGACATGGAGAAGAGCAA GTTCTTGGTCCCACGAGACATGACTGTTGGACATTTCATTCACATGCTAAGCACTAGGCTAGAGTTAGATCCATCTAAAGCTCTGTTTGTTTTTGTACAGAACACACTTCCTCAAACAG CTGCTCGCATGGACTCCTTGTACAATACTTTCAAGGAAGAAGATGGTTTCTTGTACATGACTTACAGCACCGAGAAGACATTCGGCTAA
- the LOC108863403 gene encoding probable boron transporter 3, producing the protein MAEAESFVPFQGIKNDVKGRLRCYKHDWISGFKAGFRILAPTTYIFFASAIPVITFGEQLERDTDGKITAVQTLVSTALCGVIHSIIGGQPLLILGVAEPTVIMYTFMFNFAKNRQDLGSSLFLAWTGWVCLWTGLLLFLLAVLGACSFINRFTRLAGELFGILIAMLFMQEAIRGIVDEFGVPGRTNPSSAEFQPAWVFANGMFGLVLSFGLLYTALKSRKARSWRFGAEWLRGFIADYGVPVMVVVWTCVSYIPWKSVPQGIPRRLVSPNPWSPGAYENWTVIKEMMDVPVVYILLALVPASMIAVLYYFDHSVASQLAQQEDFNLRKPPSFHYDLLLLGFLTILCGLIGIPPSNGVIPQSPMHTKSLATLKHQLLRNKLVAAARKCIRDKATLGEVYVSMEEAYQQMQSPLIHQGPSRIQGLKQSQMQKGLGLANADTLVDEAVFDVETEVENVLPVEVKEQRLSNFLQAMLVAGCVAAMPLIKRIPSSVLWGYFAYMAIESLPGNQFWERIVLLFTAPSRRFKVLEDNHAVFVETVPFKTMAMFTLFQTGYLLVCFGITWVPVAGVLFPLMIMFLVPVRQYVLPNFFKGAHLQDLDAAEYEEAPALLSFNLKPEGEVSRATSFADSGEVMDGMFTRSRGEIRRVSSIKLGGGSGGCGSAGGSPAGGVELMRRVVSFQNPRVSEKVYIRSLSDYRGGGGGESSPRSPAGRAPLSPRFTAAGGGGGGEQRLSNLGKSV; encoded by the exons ATGGCAGAGGCAGAGAGCTTTGTCCCTTTCCAGGGCATAAAGAATGATGTCAAAGGGAGACTCAGATGCTACAAGCATGATTGGATCAGTGGTTTCAAAGCTGGTTTCAG gattCTGGCACCAACAACTTATATATTCTTTGCATCTGCCATTCCTGTGATCACATTTGGAGAACAGTTGGAGAGAGATACTG ATGGGAAGATCACAGCTGTTCAAACCTTAGTTTCAACTGCATTATGTGGAGTGATACACTCCATTATAGGAGGCCAGCCGTTGTTGATCCTCGGTGTTGCAGAGCCTACTGTTATAATGTACACCTTCATGTTCAACTTCGCTAAAAATAGACAAGACTTGGGGTCTAGTCTCTTTCTTGCGTGGACTGGATG GGTTTGCTTGTGGACGGGGCTATTACTGTTCTTGTTAGCTGTATTAGGAGCTTGCTCCTTTATCAATCGGTTTACTCGACTTGCTGGTGAACTCTTTGGTATCTTAATAGCCATGCTTTTCATGCAAGAAGCCATTAGA GGCATTGTGGATGAGTTTGGTGTCCCTGGAAGAACAAATCCTAGTTCAGCTGAGTTCCAACCTGCTTGGGTGTTTGCAAATGGAATGTTCGGTTTAGTTTTGTCTTTTGGACTTCTGTATACCGCACTTAAAAGCCGTAAAGCAAGGTCTTGGAGATTTGGTGCTG AATGGTTGCGAGGGTTTATAGCAGACTATGGTGTGCCAGTGATGGTGGTAGTGTGGACTTGTGTATCATACATACCTTGGAAGAGTGTTCCTCAAGGGATACCAAGACGTCTCGTTAGTCCTAATCCATGGTCCCCTGGTGCATATGAGAATTGGACTGTCATTAAG GAGATGATGGATGTGCCTGTTGTTTACATACTTTTAGCATTGGTTCCAGCTTCAATGATCGCTGTTCTTTACTACTTTGACCATAGCGTAGCTTCGCAGCTAGCACAGCAGGAAGATTTCAATCTTAGAAAGCCACCTTCTTTCCATTATGATCTGCTTCTTCTTGGTTTCTTG ACAATCCTATGCGGTCTCATTGGGATTCCTCCATCTAATGGTGTCATCCCACAATCACCAATGCACACTAAAAGCTTAGCAACACTGAAACATCAG TTACTACGAAACAAACTCGTGGCAGCTGCACGCAAATGCATCAGGGACAAGGCAACTCTAGGAGAAGTCTATGTAAGCATGGAAGAAGCTTACCAGCAGATGCAAAGCCCTCTGATACACCAAGGACCTTCTCGG ATTCAGGGACTCAAACAGTCACAGATGCagaagggtttaggattagcaAACGCAGATACGCTGGTGGATGAAGCGGTGTTCGATGTGGAGACAGAAGTGGAGAATGTGTTGCCAGTGGAAGTAAAAGAACAAAGACTAAGCAACTTTCTTCAAGCTATGTTGGTTGCTGGATGCGTTGCAGCGATGCCGTTGATCAAAAGGATCCCGAGTTCGGTTCTTTGGGGTTACTTTGCTTACATGGCCATTGAAAGCCTCCCAGGGAATCAGTTCTGGGAGAGGATTGTGCTTCTCTTCACTGCTCCAAGCAGGAGATTCAA agTTCTTGAGGATAACCATGCGGTGTTTGTTGAAACAGTACCGTTTAAGACGATGGCGATGTTCACTTTGTTTCAGACGGGGTACTTGCTGGTCTGCTTTGGGATCACGTGGGTTCCGGTGGCTGGTGTTTTGTTCCCGTTGATGATAATGTTTCTTGTTCCGGTGAGGCAGTACGTGCTGCCTAACTTCTTCAAAGGAGCTCATCTTCAAGACTTGGACGCTGCTGAGTATGAAGAAGCACCTGCTCTCTTATCATTCAACCTCAAACCA GAAGGTGAAGTGAGCCGTGCGACGTCGTTTGCGGACAGTGGAGAAGTGATGGACGGGATGTTCACGAGAAGCAGAGGAGAGATAAGGAGAGTGAGCAGCATTAAGCTTGGTGGTGGTAGCGGAGGATGTGGATCGGCGGGAGGTTCGCCTGCGGGTGGAGTGGAGTTGATGAGGAGAGTGGTGAGTTTTCAGAATCCAAGAGTTTCGGAGAAAGTGTATATACGGAGCTTAAGTGATtacagaggaggaggaggaggagagagtaGTCCAAGGTCGCCGGCTGGAAGAGCTCCTCTCAGTCCACGGTTCACCGCCgcaggaggtggaggaggaggagaacaGAGACTTTCTAATTTAGGAAAGTCTGTTTAG